The nucleotide window TATGTCACAAATTGATCATTATAAAAGATATACCATTACCTCGGCGCTGCCTTATGCTAACGGCCCTTTGCATATTGGGCACCTGGCCGGCGCTTATATGCCTGCCGATATTTTCGTACGCTATCTGCGTTTGAAGAAAAAGGACGTAGTATACATTTGCGGGTCGGATGAGCATGGGGCGGCTATCACCATAAAAGCAAAAAAAGAAGGCACAACGCCGCAGGCTATTATTGATAAGTACCACGGACAGATCAAACAAAGCTTCGAGGAGTTTGGGATTAGTTTTGATATTTATCACCGCACCTCATCGCCCATACATCATGATCTATCGCAGGAGTTCTTCCTGAACCTGTACGAGAAAGGCGAGTTTATAGAAAAATACTCCGAACAATATTTTGACGAGGACTACCAACAGTTCCTGGCCGACCGTTACATTACCGGCACCTGCCCTAATTGCAGTAACCCAAATGCTTACGGCGACCAGTGCGAGCGTTGCGGCACATCGCTAAACCCTACAGACCTGATCAACCCGGTATCAACCCTAAGTGGAAAGACCCCTATATTAAAACCCACCAAACACTGGTTTTTACCATTGGATAAATACCAGCCCTGGCTGGAGAACTGGATTGCTGATAAAGAAGGTGAATGGAAAGTGAACGTATTTGGGCAATGTACCTCATGGTTAAAATCGGGCTTACAGCCCCGATCAATGACTCGGGACCTGGATTGGGGTATTGATGTACCGCTGGAAGAAGCCAAAGGCAAAAAGCTTTACGTTTGGATGGACGCACCTATCGGCTATATATCGGCCACTAAGCAATGGGCTATAGATAATAGTAAAGACTGGCAACTATACTGGAAGAAACAAAAAGATGAAGCCGACGATGCTTGTCTGCTGCACTTTATTGGTAAGGATAATATTGTATTCCACTGTATTATTTTCCCATCCATACTACATGCACATGGCGAATATATATTGCCGCAGAACGTGCCTGCAAACGAGTTTTTAAACCTGGAAGGCGATAAACTGTCCACAT belongs to Mucilaginibacter boryungensis and includes:
- the metG gene encoding methionine--tRNA ligase, whose amino-acid sequence is MSQIDHYKRYTITSALPYANGPLHIGHLAGAYMPADIFVRYLRLKKKDVVYICGSDEHGAAITIKAKKEGTTPQAIIDKYHGQIKQSFEEFGISFDIYHRTSSPIHHDLSQEFFLNLYEKGEFIEKYSEQYFDEDYQQFLADRYITGTCPNCSNPNAYGDQCERCGTSLNPTDLINPVSTLSGKTPILKPTKHWFLPLDKYQPWLENWIADKEGEWKVNVFGQCTSWLKSGLQPRSMTRDLDWGIDVPLEEAKGKKLYVWMDAPIGYISATKQWAIDNSKDWQLYWKKQKDEADDACLLHFIGKDNIVFHCIIFPSILHAHGEYILPQNVPANEFLNLEGDKLSTSRNHAVWLHEYLEEFPGKQDELRYVLTSILPETSDSEFTWKDYQARVNNELVAILGNFVNRVMILMHKFFDGKVVGGAILKNDSLTTEIGNLYDEMERSLDAYKFRQGLQAVMDMARLGNRYLTEQEPWKTIKTDEAGAREALHNCLVLIVHIATGLQPFLPATAKKILAMLNWPNNNIGFDEEAVFADGHELAAASLLFEKVEDEVVEKQIAKLQAKKQVVAEAVVPEITPAKADVNYESFATMDIRVGTILTAEKVAKTKKLMKLTIDTGIDQRTVVSGIAEHFEPENIIGRQVSILVNLEPREIKGIVSQGMILMAENAQGKLTFVSPGEGMHNGSVIR